From Stenotrophomonas maltophilia, a single genomic window includes:
- a CDS encoding fused DSP-PTPase phosphatase/NAD kinase-like protein, translating to MLLRLTCLLLLSLCLPLTALAENAPLNEVRPGLYAGGQPSGTQLRALAAQGVRTVIDLRQPDEDRGFDEAGMAESLGLRYVRIPVAGADGLDAANLRAVHQALQQSAGPALLHCASGNRAGAVLALVTARYEHASPEQALQLGQRAGLTSLEAATRQRLAAPAASP from the coding sequence ATGCTGCTGCGCCTGACCTGCCTGCTGTTGTTGTCGCTCTGCCTGCCGCTGACGGCCCTGGCCGAAAACGCCCCTCTCAATGAAGTCCGCCCTGGCCTGTATGCCGGCGGCCAGCCCAGCGGCACGCAGCTGCGGGCGTTGGCCGCGCAGGGCGTGCGCACGGTGATCGACCTGCGCCAGCCCGATGAGGACCGCGGCTTCGATGAAGCCGGCATGGCCGAATCGCTGGGCCTGCGCTACGTACGCATTCCCGTGGCCGGGGCCGATGGCCTGGATGCGGCCAACCTGCGCGCCGTGCACCAGGCCCTGCAGCAAAGCGCAGGTCCGGCGCTGCTGCACTGCGCGTCCGGCAACCGCGCCGGTGCCGTGCTCGCCCTGGTCACTGCACGCTACGAACACGCCAGCCCGGAACAGGCCCTGCAGCTCGGGCAACGTGCCGGCCTGACGTCGCTGGAAGCCGCCACCCGCCAACGCCTGGCCGCGCCCGCCGCTTCGCCCTGA
- the dnaG gene encoding DNA primase, producing MARIPDAFIDDLLARTDIVEVVGSRVPLKRQGKEYAARCPFHDERSASFTVSPTKQFYHCFGCGAHGTAISFLMNYDRLEFLDAVDELAKRAGMEVPRNENPRSPQQQDDSRELYSALEAATKFFQSNLQGSDKARSYLDGRGVDEENRARFQIGYAPDGYSGLRDALGKDERRMKLLDRAGLFSKNDRGHVYDKFRDRVMFPIFDRRGRVIAFGGRVFEKDDGPKYLNSPETALFHKGRELYGLWQVRQANQKIERLIVVEGYMDVVSLFQFGVTQAVATLGTATTPDHAELLFRNAPDVFFCFDGDAAGRRAGWKALESVLPRMKDGRQAFFLFLPDGEDPDTIVRKEGAEAFNERLKQATPLSQFFFDELTREINLGTLDGKARLAERAKPMLAQIPDGAFGDLMKQQLAQLTGLGGNAASARAPMPQRQPARTIQPVARRSLVRGAIAVLLQQPSLALTLGGKHHFQGLRLPGVELLLELLGLVEQRPDISTGALLEHFDGREEQAALHTLAAQTLPGTEASWTQELHDAVAQLEKQLLVQRLEELLAKQRQQGLDDTDKYELRELLKARAGLRL from the coding sequence ATGGCCCGTATCCCCGACGCTTTCATCGACGACCTGCTGGCCCGCACCGACATCGTCGAGGTGGTGGGCAGCCGCGTGCCGCTGAAGCGCCAGGGCAAGGAGTACGCGGCGCGCTGCCCGTTCCATGACGAGCGCTCGGCCTCGTTCACGGTCTCGCCCACCAAGCAGTTCTATCACTGCTTCGGCTGCGGCGCGCACGGCACCGCGATCAGCTTCCTGATGAATTACGACCGCCTCGAGTTCCTCGATGCGGTGGATGAACTGGCCAAGCGCGCCGGCATGGAAGTGCCGCGCAACGAGAACCCGCGCAGCCCCCAGCAGCAGGATGACAGCCGCGAGCTGTACTCGGCGCTGGAGGCGGCCACCAAGTTCTTCCAGAGCAACCTGCAGGGCAGCGACAAGGCCCGCAGCTATCTCGATGGCCGTGGCGTGGATGAAGAGAACCGCGCGCGTTTCCAGATCGGCTACGCGCCGGATGGCTACAGCGGCCTGCGCGATGCGCTGGGCAAGGACGAGCGCCGCATGAAGCTGCTCGATCGCGCCGGCCTGTTCTCCAAGAACGACCGCGGCCACGTCTACGACAAGTTCCGCGACCGGGTGATGTTCCCGATCTTCGACCGCCGTGGCCGGGTCATCGCCTTCGGCGGCCGCGTGTTCGAGAAGGACGACGGCCCCAAGTACCTCAACTCCCCCGAGACCGCGCTGTTCCACAAGGGCCGCGAACTGTACGGCCTGTGGCAGGTACGCCAGGCCAACCAGAAGATCGAGCGGCTGATCGTGGTCGAGGGCTACATGGACGTGGTCTCGCTGTTCCAGTTCGGGGTCACCCAGGCGGTGGCAACGCTGGGTACCGCGACCACGCCGGACCATGCCGAGCTGCTGTTCCGCAACGCGCCGGACGTGTTCTTCTGCTTCGATGGCGATGCCGCCGGCCGCCGCGCCGGCTGGAAGGCGCTGGAGTCGGTGCTGCCGCGCATGAAGGATGGCCGCCAGGCCTTCTTCCTGTTCCTGCCCGATGGCGAGGATCCGGACACCATCGTGCGCAAGGAAGGCGCCGAGGCGTTCAACGAGCGCCTGAAGCAGGCCACCCCACTGTCACAGTTCTTCTTTGACGAACTCACCCGCGAGATCAACCTGGGCACACTGGACGGCAAGGCACGCCTGGCCGAGCGGGCAAAGCCGATGCTGGCGCAGATTCCCGATGGCGCCTTCGGCGACCTGATGAAGCAGCAGCTGGCGCAGCTGACCGGCCTCGGCGGCAATGCCGCGTCCGCGCGCGCACCGATGCCGCAGCGCCAGCCGGCGCGCACGATCCAGCCGGTGGCCAGGCGCAGCCTGGTGCGCGGCGCGATCGCCGTGCTGCTGCAGCAACCCTCGCTGGCGCTCACGCTGGGCGGCAAGCATCACTTCCAGGGCCTGCGCCTGCCCGGCGTGGAGCTGCTGCTGGAACTGCTGGGGTTGGTCGAGCAGCGCCCGGACATCAGTACCGGCGCCCTGCTGGAACACTTCGACGGCCGTGAAGAGCAGGCCGCGCTGCATACGCTGGCGGCGCAGACGCTGCCTGGCACTGAAGCCAGCTGGACCCAGGAACTGCACGACGCCGTGGCCCAGCTGGAGAAACAGCTGCTGGTGCAACGTCTGGAGGAGTTGTTGGCAAAGCAGCGCCAGCAGGGTCTGGACGATACTGACAAGTACGAACTGCGCGAGCTGCTGAAGGCCCGCGCCGGACTGCGCCTGTAG
- a CDS encoding YihY/virulence factor BrkB family protein: protein MVEPSHSPADTRPHGIPARLRHYADRLQDSFPMAVAKRFVEIDVLTQAASVSFYALLSMAPLLVLLLWLTASLYPPAQQALISQIGSVAGSSVASVADTVLHNANSQPSVGSLAGLWSTLLLFVGATAVFAQLQNALNRIFHTSGQRLEGIKAWLRKRVFSFGVVLALGFLLILSMTATTALQVVFAQLPSVLPAIGYLTSLLLYTLAFAFLYHYLPDRRVAWRQAFIGGAITSVLFTLGRYGIGVYIATVAPGSAYGSMGALVIALVWIYYATAVFFVGALMTAVIDERQHARAQLARAGAEGQQAGPGIASE from the coding sequence ATGGTCGAGCCATCGCACTCCCCCGCCGACACGCGCCCCCACGGCATCCCCGCACGGCTTCGCCACTACGCTGATCGCCTGCAGGACAGCTTCCCGATGGCGGTGGCCAAGCGCTTCGTCGAAATCGACGTGCTGACCCAGGCGGCCTCGGTCTCCTTCTACGCCCTGCTGTCGATGGCGCCGCTGCTGGTGCTGCTGCTGTGGCTGACCGCCTCGCTGTACCCGCCCGCGCAACAGGCACTGATCAGCCAGATCGGCTCGGTGGCCGGCAGCAGCGTGGCCAGCGTCGCCGACACCGTGCTGCACAACGCCAACAGCCAGCCCAGCGTTGGTTCGCTGGCCGGGCTGTGGAGCACGTTGCTGCTGTTCGTCGGCGCCACCGCCGTGTTCGCCCAGCTGCAGAACGCGCTGAACCGGATCTTCCACACCAGCGGGCAGCGCCTGGAGGGTATCAAGGCCTGGCTGCGCAAGCGCGTGTTCTCGTTCGGCGTGGTACTGGCGCTGGGCTTCCTGCTGATCCTGTCGATGACCGCCACCACCGCCCTGCAGGTGGTGTTCGCGCAGCTGCCCTCGGTACTGCCGGCGATCGGCTACCTGACCTCGCTGCTGCTGTACACGCTGGCCTTCGCCTTCCTCTACCACTACCTGCCGGACCGCCGCGTGGCCTGGCGCCAGGCCTTCATCGGCGGTGCCATCACCTCGGTGCTTTTCACCCTGGGCCGCTATGGCATCGGCGTCTACATCGCTACCGTGGCCCCGGGCAGTGCCTACGGGTCGATGGGCGCACTGGTGATCGCGCTGGTCTGGATCTACTACGCCACCGCCGTGTTCTTCGTCGGTGCGCTGATGACCGCGGTGATCGACGAACGCCAGCATGCACGGGCGCAGCTGGCCCGTGCCGGCGCTGAAGGCCAACAGGCCGGTCCCGGCATCGCCAGCGAGTAA
- a CDS encoding GatB/YqeY domain-containing protein: protein MSMKQQLTEDMKAAMKAGEKHKLGVIRLINAAIKQREVDERIELDDTAVIAVLDKMVKQRKDSVSQFEAANREDLAEIERAEIVVIEAYLPAKMGEAEIVAAIQAAIAETGASGPADMGKLMGALKPKLAGQADMGLVSKLVKQQLA from the coding sequence ATGAGCATGAAGCAGCAGCTCACCGAAGACATGAAGGCCGCCATGAAGGCGGGCGAGAAGCACAAGCTGGGCGTGATCCGCCTGATCAACGCCGCCATCAAGCAGCGCGAAGTGGACGAGCGCATCGAGCTGGATGACACCGCCGTGATCGCCGTGCTCGACAAGATGGTCAAGCAGCGCAAGGACTCGGTCAGCCAGTTCGAAGCCGCCAACCGCGAAGACCTGGCCGAGATCGAGCGTGCCGAGATCGTGGTCATCGAAGCCTACCTGCCGGCCAAGATGGGTGAAGCCGAAATCGTGGCCGCCATCCAGGCCGCCATCGCCGAAACCGGTGCCTCCGGCCCGGCCGACATGGGCAAGCTGATGGGCGCGCTGAAGCCCAAGCTCGCCGGCCAGGCCGACATGGGCCTGGTGTCCAAGCTGGTCAAGCAGCAGCTGGCATAA
- the rpsU gene encoding 30S ribosomal protein S21, with amino-acid sequence MPSVKVRENEPFEFALRRFKRTCEKAGVLAETRKREFYEKPTQERKRKAAAAVKRQLRRSSRDVTKRQRLY; translated from the coding sequence ATGCCCAGCGTCAAAGTCCGCGAGAACGAGCCCTTCGAGTTTGCTCTTCGCCGCTTCAAGCGCACTTGCGAAAAGGCCGGTGTGCTGGCCGAAACCCGCAAGCGCGAGTTCTACGAAAAGCCGACCCAGGAGCGCAAGCGCAAGGCCGCCGCTGCTGTGAAGCGTCAGCTGCGCCGCTCGTCGCGCGACGTCACCAAGCGTCAGCGCCTGTACTGA
- the tsaD gene encoding tRNA (adenosine(37)-N6)-threonylcarbamoyltransferase complex transferase subunit TsaD, with protein sequence MRVLGIESSCDETGVAVYDTDLAGSAALRAHAVYSQIALHAEYGGVVPELASRDHVRKLLPLVRQTLAESGLGVGDIDGVAYTAGPGLVGALLVGAGVARSLAWALEVPAVGVHHMEGHLLAPLMEDDPPEAPFVALLVSGGHTQLVAVDAIGQYRLLGETLDDAAGEAFDKTAKLMGLPYPGGPQLARLAEQGTPGAYRFARPMTDRPGLDFSFSGLKTQVLMAWRDSDQSEQTRADIARGFEDAVVETLSIKCERALEAAGTNVIVVAGGVGANTRLRARLKQMAERLGGRACFPRPALCTDNGAMIAFAGALRLQAGQHSPPKVDVTPRWDMATLPAV encoded by the coding sequence ATGCGAGTCCTTGGCATCGAATCTTCCTGTGATGAGACCGGCGTGGCGGTGTATGACACCGACCTGGCCGGCAGCGCGGCCCTGCGCGCCCATGCGGTCTACAGCCAGATCGCCCTGCACGCCGAATATGGCGGTGTGGTGCCCGAGCTGGCCAGCCGCGACCACGTCCGCAAGCTGCTGCCGCTGGTGCGCCAGACCCTGGCCGAGTCCGGCCTTGGCGTGGGCGACATCGATGGCGTGGCCTACACCGCCGGGCCTGGCCTGGTCGGCGCCCTGCTGGTGGGCGCCGGCGTGGCCCGCTCGCTGGCCTGGGCGCTGGAGGTGCCGGCGGTGGGCGTACATCATATGGAAGGCCACCTGCTGGCCCCGCTGATGGAGGACGACCCGCCGGAAGCGCCGTTCGTGGCGCTGCTGGTGTCCGGTGGCCATACCCAGCTGGTGGCGGTGGACGCCATCGGCCAGTACCGCCTGCTGGGCGAGACCCTGGACGACGCGGCCGGCGAGGCCTTCGACAAGACCGCCAAGCTGATGGGCCTGCCGTACCCGGGCGGCCCGCAGCTGGCCAGGCTGGCTGAGCAGGGCACGCCGGGCGCGTACCGCTTCGCACGGCCGATGACCGACCGCCCGGGGCTGGATTTCAGCTTCTCCGGCCTGAAGACCCAGGTCCTGATGGCCTGGCGCGACAGCGACCAGAGCGAGCAGACCCGCGCCGACATCGCCCGTGGCTTCGAAGATGCCGTGGTCGAGACCCTGTCGATCAAGTGCGAGCGCGCGCTGGAGGCGGCCGGGACCAACGTGATCGTGGTGGCCGGCGGCGTCGGTGCCAACACGCGCCTGCGCGCACGCCTGAAGCAGATGGCGGAGCGCCTCGGCGGCCGCGCCTGCTTCCCGCGCCCGGCGCTGTGCACCGACAACGGCGCGATGATCGCCTTCGCCGGCGCGCTGCGCCTGCAGGCCGGCCAGCACAGCCCGCCGAAGGTGGACGTGACTCCACGCTGGGACATGGCGACGTTGCCGGCGGTGTGA
- the folB gene encoding dihydroneopterin aldolase — MDKVFIEGLTIDALIGIYDWERRIRQDLVFDLEMGFDNRRPAATDDIAHTLNYKAVSKRLEQFVRESEFGLVETLAERCAQIVLDEFDVKWLRLKLSKPGAVRGARAVGVIIERTRD; from the coding sequence ATGGACAAGGTTTTCATCGAGGGGCTGACGATCGACGCCCTGATCGGTATCTACGATTGGGAACGACGGATCCGCCAGGACCTGGTGTTCGACCTGGAAATGGGCTTCGACAACCGTCGCCCCGCGGCCACCGACGACATTGCCCACACCCTGAACTACAAGGCGGTCAGCAAGCGCCTGGAGCAGTTCGTGCGCGAGTCGGAGTTCGGCCTGGTCGAGACCCTGGCCGAGCGCTGTGCGCAGATCGTGCTGGACGAATTCGACGTGAAGTGGCTGCGCCTGAAGCTGAGCAAGCCGGGTGCGGTGCGTGGCGCACGCGCGGTGGGCGTGATCATCGAACGCACGCGGGACTGA
- a CDS encoding mechanosensitive ion channel family protein, with protein MVDAVVAVQWLEKLQNTLEPYPGAYLALMITALLVAAGLANWVTKRILLRGLRRLLSRLPGADTGRGSHLMRVISRLSNVVPSQVIASGIRIVPDLPPGLVSFIIGACQAWAILTVVLAISHALDAANDLYERRPEARNKPIKGYLQVAKIVIFVIAGLSIVATLAGVDLRYLVTGLGAATAVLMLIFQDTILSLVASVQISGDGRVRIGDWIEMPSQNADGDVIDIALHTVTVQNFDKTITTIPTKKLVTESFKNWRGMQEAGGRRIKRALYLDQHSVGFLDEGDLAFLGEFALLRDYLHEKAQELGQWNGRLREQGVAEVNSRRVTNLGTFRAYVERYLRSHPGIHTDMTLLVRQLQPTTEGLPLELYCFTRSTAWGEYEAVQSDIFDHLLAILPAFGLRVFQASSDAMLMAGQRQLAGSE; from the coding sequence ATGGTGGACGCGGTGGTGGCGGTACAGTGGCTGGAAAAGCTGCAGAACACACTGGAACCCTATCCCGGCGCCTACCTGGCGTTGATGATCACGGCGCTGCTGGTCGCAGCGGGCCTGGCCAACTGGGTGACCAAGCGCATCCTGCTGCGCGGGCTGCGGCGTCTGCTCAGCCGCCTGCCGGGTGCCGACACCGGCCGTGGCAGCCATCTGATGCGGGTGATCTCGCGCCTGTCCAACGTGGTGCCCAGCCAGGTGATCGCCTCGGGCATCCGCATCGTACCGGACCTGCCGCCGGGTCTGGTCAGCTTCATCATCGGCGCCTGCCAGGCGTGGGCGATCCTGACCGTGGTGCTGGCGATATCGCATGCGCTGGATGCGGCCAACGACCTTTACGAGCGCCGCCCCGAGGCACGCAACAAGCCGATCAAGGGCTACCTGCAGGTCGCCAAGATCGTGATCTTCGTGATCGCCGGGCTGTCCATCGTCGCCACTCTGGCCGGCGTTGACCTGCGCTATCTGGTGACCGGCCTGGGCGCGGCCACCGCGGTGCTGATGCTGATCTTCCAGGACACCATCCTGTCGCTGGTGGCCAGCGTGCAGATCAGCGGCGATGGCCGCGTGCGCATCGGCGACTGGATCGAGATGCCCAGCCAGAACGCCGACGGTGACGTCATCGACATCGCGCTGCACACCGTGACCGTGCAGAACTTCGACAAGACCATCACCACCATCCCGACCAAGAAGCTGGTGACCGAGTCGTTCAAGAACTGGCGCGGCATGCAGGAGGCCGGTGGCCGCCGCATCAAGCGCGCGCTGTACCTGGACCAGCACAGCGTCGGCTTCCTGGACGAGGGTGACCTGGCCTTCCTCGGCGAGTTCGCACTGCTGCGCGACTACCTGCACGAGAAGGCGCAGGAGCTGGGGCAGTGGAACGGGCGCCTGCGCGAACAGGGCGTGGCCGAGGTCAACAGCCGCCGGGTGACCAACCTGGGCACGTTCCGCGCCTATGTGGAGCGCTACCTGCGCAGCCACCCGGGCATCCATACCGACATGACCCTGCTGGTACGGCAGCTGCAACCGACCACCGAGGGCCTGCCGCTGGAGCTGTACTGCTTCACCCGCAGCACCGCCTGGGGCGAGTACGAAGCGGTGCAGTCGGACATCTTCGACCACCTGCTGGCGATCCTGCCGGCCTTCGGGCTGCGGGTGTTCCAGGCCTCCAGCGATGCCATGTTGATGGCCGGGCAGCGCCAGTTGGCCGGCTCGGAGTAA
- a CDS encoding glycoside hydrolase family 3 N-terminal domain-containing protein, whose translation MASDRIESLIAQMTVEEKVGQLGVFADMVRPFAPDVNPEANVRNADQVLQQVREGKVGSLFNGVGAELGRRIQQVATEESRLGIPVILAADVIHGMRTVFPIPLGEAASFEPELAERTARATAIEATAAGLHWTYAPAVDIARDQRWGRGAEGAGEDVVLGCAFAAARVRGFQGSDLRADDSLLATPKHFAAYGAVMAGMEYNMVDISPQTLRDVHLPPFKAAFDAGAITVMSSFNDINGVPASANAELLTDILRGEWKFPGVVISDYTADMELVAHGYAADDRDATAKAFTAGLDLSMQSGFYAEHLPGLVESGEVPMAVLDEGVRRILWLKETIGLFDDPYRSLDPAREADTSHIAAHDELSRDAARRSIVLLNNRDNVLPLQKTGQKIALIGPFVQDRENIEGCWTLFGDKQRYVDLETGVRAAIGDDSLLEIVPGCDLETAIAGGTEAAVAAALRADVVVLALGEPQRYSGEAQSRVEITLPPAQQALAEAVAMTGKPLVVLLRNGRALALQGAVRNAQAVAVTWYLGTQTGHAVADVLFGDYSPSGRLPVSFPQVSGQQPYFYNHPRTGRPELPTMSEFKARWREIPNEPLYPFGHGIGYTSFDYGVPQLSAAQLGWDETLTLTTTLTNSGEVAGEEVVQLYIHDRVASRVRPVRELKDFRKVALQPGESTEVVFTLTREQLAFTGRDGVLRAEPGQFEVWVCASSAAGEAVQFELLKG comes from the coding sequence GTGGCCTCCGATCGCATCGAATCCCTCATTGCCCAGATGACCGTCGAGGAAAAGGTCGGCCAGCTGGGTGTCTTCGCGGACATGGTCCGCCCGTTCGCCCCGGACGTGAACCCGGAAGCCAACGTGCGCAATGCCGACCAGGTGCTGCAGCAGGTGCGCGAGGGCAAGGTCGGCTCGCTGTTCAATGGTGTCGGCGCCGAGCTGGGCCGCCGCATCCAGCAGGTCGCCACCGAGGAAAGCCGCCTGGGCATCCCGGTGATCCTGGCTGCCGACGTCATCCACGGCATGCGCACCGTGTTCCCGATCCCGCTGGGCGAGGCTGCCAGCTTCGAACCGGAGCTGGCCGAGCGCACCGCCCGCGCCACCGCCATCGAGGCGACCGCCGCCGGCCTGCACTGGACCTATGCGCCGGCCGTGGACATCGCCCGCGACCAGCGCTGGGGCCGTGGCGCCGAAGGGGCCGGTGAGGACGTGGTGCTGGGCTGTGCCTTCGCCGCCGCCCGCGTGCGTGGCTTCCAGGGCAGCGACCTGCGCGCCGACGATTCGCTGCTGGCCACGCCGAAGCATTTCGCCGCCTATGGCGCGGTGATGGCCGGCATGGAATACAACATGGTGGACATCTCGCCGCAGACCCTGCGCGATGTGCACCTGCCGCCGTTCAAGGCTGCCTTCGACGCTGGCGCGATTACCGTGATGTCGTCGTTCAACGACATCAACGGTGTACCGGCCAGCGCCAACGCCGAACTGCTGACCGACATCCTGCGCGGTGAGTGGAAGTTCCCGGGCGTGGTGATCTCCGATTACACCGCCGACATGGAGCTGGTCGCACACGGCTATGCCGCCGATGACCGCGATGCCACCGCCAAGGCGTTCACCGCCGGCCTCGACCTGAGCATGCAGAGCGGTTTCTACGCCGAGCACCTGCCGGGCCTGGTCGAGAGCGGTGAAGTGCCGATGGCAGTGCTGGATGAAGGCGTGCGCCGCATCCTGTGGCTGAAGGAAACCATCGGCCTGTTCGACGACCCGTACCGTTCGCTGGACCCGGCGCGCGAAGCGGATACCTCGCACATCGCCGCGCATGACGAACTGTCGCGCGATGCCGCGCGCCGTTCGATCGTGCTGCTGAACAACCGCGACAACGTGCTGCCGCTGCAGAAGACCGGGCAGAAGATCGCGCTGATCGGCCCGTTCGTGCAGGACCGCGAGAACATCGAAGGCTGCTGGACGCTGTTCGGCGACAAGCAGCGCTACGTGGACCTGGAAACCGGCGTGCGTGCCGCCATCGGCGATGACTCGCTGCTGGAGATCGTGCCCGGCTGCGATCTGGAAACCGCGATTGCCGGCGGCACCGAAGCGGCGGTGGCCGCCGCGTTGCGCGCCGATGTGGTGGTGCTGGCGCTGGGCGAACCGCAGCGTTACAGCGGTGAAGCGCAGTCGCGCGTGGAGATCACCCTGCCGCCGGCACAGCAGGCGCTGGCCGAGGCCGTGGCGATGACCGGCAAGCCGCTGGTGGTGCTGCTGCGCAACGGTCGCGCGCTGGCGCTGCAGGGCGCGGTGCGCAATGCACAGGCGGTGGCGGTGACCTGGTACCTGGGCACGCAGACCGGCCATGCCGTGGCCGATGTGCTGTTCGGCGATTACAGCCCGTCCGGCCGCCTGCCGGTCAGCTTCCCGCAGGTGTCCGGCCAGCAGCCGTACTTCTACAACCACCCGCGCACCGGCCGCCCGGAGCTGCCGACCATGTCGGAGTTCAAGGCACGCTGGCGCGAGATTCCGAACGAGCCGCTGTACCCGTTCGGCCACGGCATCGGCTACACCTCGTTCGACTACGGTGTGCCGCAGCTGAGTGCGGCCCAGCTGGGCTGGGACGAGACCCTGACCCTCACCACCACGCTGACCAACAGCGGTGAAGTGGCGGGCGAGGAAGTGGTGCAGCTGTACATCCACGACCGCGTGGCCAGCCGCGTGCGTCCGGTGCGTGAACTGAAGGACTTCCGCAAGGTTGCATTGCAGCCGGGCGAGTCGACGGAAGTGGTGTTCACCCTGACCCGCGAGCAGCTGGCCTTCACCGGCCGCGACGGCGTGCTGCGTGCCGAGCCTGGACAGTTCGAGGTGTGGGTGTGCGCCTCGTCGGCCGCTGGCGAAGCGGTGCAGTTCGAACTGCTGAAGGGCTGA
- a CDS encoding PQQ-dependent sugar dehydrogenase, with protein MTRTPLLLALGLVPILATSACNAADPAANGGQAAAPATTTAADQRPFTATEVSRFDQPWAMTFLPDGSLLVTEKRGKLQHLDLASGQKHEITGVPKVAYGGQGGFGDVILHPQFARNHVIYLSYAEEGTLDTRGAAVARATLALDASGAGQLKDLKVIWRQSPKVSGEGHYGHRLAFGPDGKLWISSSERQKFDPAQDMSGNLGKIIRLNDDGSLPADNPFASQGGVAAQVWSLGHRNILGMAFDANGKLWAHEMGPAGGDELNLIVRGANYGYPIVSNGNHYDGRPIPDHDTRPEFAAPKVTWTPVISPAGFVIYSGTLFPQWKDSGFIGGLSSTSLVRVAFDGDSAREAERFNMGERIREVEQGPDGALWLLEDGSKARLLKLTPKT; from the coding sequence ATGACCCGCACGCCCCTGCTGCTCGCCCTCGGCCTGGTGCCGATCCTTGCCACCTCGGCCTGCAACGCTGCCGACCCGGCCGCCAACGGTGGCCAGGCCGCTGCACCAGCGACCACCACCGCCGCCGACCAACGTCCCTTCACCGCCACCGAAGTCAGCCGCTTCGACCAACCGTGGGCGATGACCTTCCTGCCCGACGGCAGCCTGCTGGTTACCGAGAAGCGCGGAAAGCTGCAGCATCTGGACCTGGCCAGCGGCCAGAAGCATGAAATCACCGGCGTTCCCAAGGTCGCCTATGGCGGCCAGGGCGGTTTCGGCGATGTGATCCTGCATCCGCAGTTCGCCCGCAACCACGTGATCTACCTCAGCTACGCCGAGGAAGGCACGCTGGATACCCGCGGTGCTGCCGTCGCCCGCGCCACGCTGGCGCTGGACGCCAGCGGCGCCGGCCAGCTGAAGGACCTGAAGGTGATCTGGCGGCAGAGCCCCAAGGTCAGCGGTGAGGGCCACTACGGTCACCGCCTCGCCTTCGGCCCGGACGGCAAGCTGTGGATCAGCTCCAGCGAGCGGCAGAAGTTCGATCCGGCGCAGGACATGAGCGGTAACCTCGGCAAGATCATCCGCCTCAACGACGATGGCAGCCTGCCCGCCGACAATCCGTTCGCCTCGCAGGGGGGCGTCGCCGCACAGGTGTGGTCGCTGGGCCACCGCAACATCCTCGGCATGGCCTTCGATGCCAACGGCAAGCTGTGGGCGCACGAGATGGGCCCGGCCGGCGGCGACGAACTGAACCTGATCGTGCGCGGCGCCAACTACGGCTACCCGATCGTCTCCAATGGCAACCACTACGATGGCCGCCCGATTCCCGACCACGACACCCGTCCGGAATTCGCCGCGCCGAAGGTGACCTGGACGCCGGTGATCTCCCCAGCCGGCTTCGTGATCTACAGCGGCACCCTGTTCCCGCAGTGGAAGGACAGCGGCTTCATCGGCGGCCTGTCCTCCACCTCGCTGGTGCGCGTGGCCTTCGACGGCGACAGCGCGCGCGAAGCCGAGCGCTTCAACATGGGCGAGCGCATCCGCGAAGTGGAACAGGGCCCGGATGGCGCGCTGTGGCTGCTGGAAGACGGCAGCAAGGCACGCCTGCTGAAGCTCACCCCGAAGACCTGA